Proteins found in one Zea mays cultivar B73 chromosome 1, Zm-B73-REFERENCE-NAM-5.0, whole genome shotgun sequence genomic segment:
- the LOC100383778 gene encoding importin subunit beta-1 isoform X1 has translation MSLDVTQVLLSAQSADGAVRKHAEESLKQFQEQNLPGFLLSLSSELANEEKPEESRRLAGLILKNALDAKEQHRKNELFQRWLALDAGAKAQIKGLLLQTLTSPVASARSTASQVIAKVAGIEIPQKQWPELIGSLLANIHQVQPNVKQATLETLGYLCEEVSPDAVDQDQVNKILTAVVQGMNASEANSDVRLAATRALYNALGFAQVNFSNDMERDYIMRVVCEATQSPDVKIRQAAFECLVAISSTYYDKLATYMRDIFNITAKAVRGDEESVALQAIEFWSSICDEEIDILDEYSSEFTADSDVPCYYFIKQALPALVPMLLETLLKQEEDQDLDEGAWNLAMAGGTCLGLVARTVGDDIVPLVMPFVEENITKSEWRQREAATYAFGSILEGPSADKLAPLVNVALGFMLSALMKDPSNHVKDTTAWTLGRIFEFLHGSALETPPIITAENCQQILTVLLHSMKDVPNVAEKACGALYFLAQGYVDSGSASPLSPFFQDIVQNLLMVTHREDAGESRLRTAAYETLNEVVRCSTEETAAIVMQLVPVIMVELHQTLEAEKLSTDEREKRSELQGLLCGCLQVIIQKLGGMESTKYSFLQYADQMMELFLRVFACRNATVHEEAMLAIGALAYAAGPNFAKYMAQFYQYLEMGLQNFEEYQVCAITVGVVGDLCRALEDKILPFCDGIMTQLLKDLSSNQLHRSVKPPIFSCFGDIALAIGENFEKYLIYAMPMLQSAADLSAHTTATDDEMLDYTNQLRSGILEAYSGILQGFKSSPKTQLLMSYAPHIIQFLDALYNGKDMDDAVMKTAIGVLGDLADTLGVHAGPLINQSTSTQAFLEECLASDDPLVKESADWARIAISRAVSG, from the exons ATGTCGCTCGATGTTACTCAAGTACTCTTAAGCGCGCAATCTGCTGATGGCGCAGTAAGGAAGCATGCTGAAGAAAGCCTCAAGCAGTTCCAGGAGCAGAACCTCCCTGGATTCTTGCTCTCTCTCTCAAGTGAGTTGGCCAATGAAGAGAAACCTGAGGAGAGCCGCAGGTTAGCTGGCTTGATTCTTAAGAATGCACTGGATGCAAAGGAGCAGCACAGGAAGAATGAGCTTTTCCAGAGATGGCTGGCACTGGATGCTGGTGCCAAAGCACAAATTAAAGGATTGCTGCTGCAAACTCTCACATCTCCTGTTGCAAGTGCCAGATCCACTGCTTCCCAAGTTATTGCCAAGGTTGCCGGTATTGAGATTCCGCAGAAGCAATGGCCAGAACTTATAGGATCATTGCTTGCAAACATACATCAGGTCCAGCCAAATGTCAAGCAAGCGACGCTTGAGACACTTGGCTATTTATGTGAGGAAGTTTCTCCAGATGCTGTTGACCAAGACCAAGTCAATAAAATACTTACAGCTGTTGTTCAGGGTATGAATGCTTCTGAGGCAAACTCTGATGTCAGGCTTGCAGCTACACGGGCATTGTATAATGCTTTGGGCTTTGCTCAGGTTAATTTCTCGAATGACATGGAGCGTGACTATATCATGAGAGTAGTTTGTGAAGCGACACAGTCTCCAGATGTGAAGATAAGGCAGGCTGCTTTTGAGTGTTTGGTGGCTATCTCGTCTACTTATTATGATAAGCTGGCAACATACATGCGGGATATATTTAATATAACTGCAAAAGCTGTGAGGGGAGATGAGGAGTCAGTTGCGCTCCAGGCTATTGAATTCTGGAGTTCCATATGTGATGAGGAAATCGACATTCTGGATGAGTACAGCAGTGAATTTACAGCTGATTCTGATGTTCCTTGCTACTACTTTATCAAGCAGGCTCTTCCTGCCTTAGTGCCGATGTTGTTAGAAACTCTCCTCAAGCAAGAGGAAGACCAAGACTTGGATGAAGGTGCTTGGAATCTTGCAATGGCTGGGGGAACTTGTCTGGGCCTGGTGGCAAGGACCGTTGGTGATGACATTGTTCCTCTCGTAATGCCTTTTGTGGAGGAGAACATAACCAAGTCTGAGTGGAGACAAAGAGAGGCTGCAACATATGCCTTTGGCTCTATCTTGGAGGGCCCATCAGCTGATAAACTGGCTCCTCTTGTTAATGTTGCATTGGGCTTCATGCTGTCCGCGCTGATGAAGGATCCAAGTAACCATGTGAAGGACACAACTGCTTGGACCCTTGGGAGAATCTTTGAGTTTCTTCATGGTTCAGCGCTTGAAACTCCTCCTATCATTACGGCCGAGAATTGTCAGCAAATACTTACTGTGTTGCTTCACAGCATGAAGGATGTCCCAAATGTGGCTGAAAAGGCCTGTGGAGCCCTCTATTTTCTTGCACAAGGCTATGTTGATTCTGGGTCTGCATCGCCACTATCCCCTTTCTTTCAAGATATTGTTCAGAACCTTCTTATGGTCACTCACAGGGAGGATGCTGGGGAATCTCGGCTACGAACAGCAGCATATGAGACCCTAAATGAAGTTGTCAGGTGCTCCACTGAGGAGACGGCTGCTATTGTTATGCAGTTAGTACCTGTGATCATGGTGGAACTCCATCAGACACTTGAAGCTGAAAAGTTGTCAACTGATGAGAGGGAGAAGAGGAGCGAACTGCAGGGCCTCCTTTGTGGTTGCTTGCAGGTCATTATTCAAAAGTTGGGAGGGATGGAGTCAACTAAGTACTCTTTCTTGCAGTATGCTGATCAGATGATGGAACTGTTTTTGAGAGTTTTCGCATGTCGAAATGCCACAGTGCATGAGGAGGCTATGCTTGCTATTGGTGCATTGGCATATGCAGCTGGTCCAAACTTTGCAAAATACAtggcacagttttatcagtatttGGAGATGGGTCTTCAGAACTTTGAGGAGTATCAGGTGTGTGCCATTACCGTGGGCGTTGTTGGTGACCTCTGTAGAGCACTGGAAGACAAAATTTTGCCCTTCTGTGATGGCATCATGACTCAACTCCTGAAGGACCTGTCCAGTAACCAGTTGCACAGATCAGTGAAACCACCAATATTTTCGTGCTTTGGTGATATTGCACTGGCAATTGGGGAAAACTTTGAGAAGTATTTGATCTATGCGATGCCTATGCTCCAAAGTGCTGCTGATTTGTCTGCCCATACCACTGCAACTGATGATGAGATGCTCGACTACACCAATCAGCTAAGGAGTGGAATCTTGGAAGCCTACTCTGGTATCCTGCAAGGATTTAAGAGTTCACCTAAGACACAACTACTGATGTCATATGCTCCACATATTATTCAGTTCCTTGATGCTCTGTACAATGGAAAGGATAT GGATGATGCTGTGATGAAGACTGCAATAGGTGTCTTGGGAGATCTGGCAGACACATTGGGTGTCCATGCTGGCCCTTTGATCAATCAATCCACCTCAACCCAGGCATTTTTAGAGGAATGCTTGGCATCAGATGATCCTTTGGTGAAAGAATCTGCCGATTGGGCGAGGATAGCAATCAGCCGTGCAGTTTCGGGTTGA
- the LOC100285468 gene encoding Osmotin-like protein precursor yields the protein MAGALVFVAVLLAASVGATTATTLTIHNLCPHPVWPLVTPSSGFPSISTNTARLGPNALLSLSFPPTFWAGRVAARTGCDAAASGCWTGTTPPATVVQVTVHDGGNLDQATYSVSLVDGFNVPMVVSPQAVGGGQCPALGCPINLNCDCPPQNRTAEGAACRGPPEYFKNRCPLTRTTPTDVEPVPQSCRAPGELKVIFCQATIVTCGGEAERTVLADS from the coding sequence ATGGCCGGAGCCCTCGTCTTCGTCGCTGTTCTCCTCGCCGCAAGCGTCGGCGCTACGACGGCTACCACGCTGACCATCCACAACCTCTGCCCCCACCCGGTGTGGCCGCTGGTGACCCCGAGCTCGGGCTTCCCCTCCATCTCCACCAACACCGCGCGGCTGGGCCCCAACGCGCTGCTCTCCCTCTCCTTCCCGCCCACCTTCTGGGCCGGCCGCGTCGCCGCGCGCACGGGCTGCGACGCCGCCGCGTCCGGCTGCTGGACGGGGACCACGCCGCCCGCCACCGTCGTGCAGGTCACCGTCCACGACGGCGGGAACCTGGACCAGGCCACCTACAGCGTGTCTCTCGTCGACGGCTTCAACGTGCCCATGGTGGTCAGCCCGCAGGCCGTCGGCGGCGGGCAGTGCCCGGCGCTCGGGTGCCCCATCAACCTCAACTGCGACTGCCCTCCCCAGAACCGCACCGCCGAGGGCGCCGCGTGCCGCGGCCCGCCGGAGTACTTCAAGAACCGGTGCCCGCTCACCAGGACCACGCCCACCGACGTCGAGCCCGTGCCGCAGAGCTGCCGCGCCCCGGGGGAGCTCAAGGTCATCTTCTGCCAGGCGACCATCGTCACATGCGGCGGCGAAGCAGAGCGCACCGTCCTCGCCGACAGCTAG